CGCGCAGAAGCGGTACCGCTCCTCCGGCTCGGCGGTCGCGTAGGCGAGCCGTTCGGAGTCGGTGAGGGTGACGCGGACCTCGACGCAGTCGGCGGGGGCGATCCAGCCCTGCGTCTCCATGTCCTTCCAGGGCGCGTCGTACCGTTTGGGGCCGATGAGGGAGAAGACGTCCCCTTCGCGGCCGTCCTCGCGGACGAGCGTGGCGGTGAGGCCGATGCGGCGGCGGGCCTGCAGGTCGGCGGTCATCCGGAAGATCGGCGCGGGCAGCAGGTGGACCTCGTCGTAGACGATGAGGCCCCAGTCGCGGGCGTCGAACAGTTCGAGGTGCGCGTAGGCGCCCTTCCGGCGGGTGGTCATGATCTGGTAGGTGGCGATCGTGACCGGCCGGATCTCCTTCTTCGTGCCGGTGTACTCGCCGATCTCGTCCTCGGTGAGGGACGTGCGGCGGATCAGCTCCTGCTTCCACTGGTGCGCGGAGACGGTGTTGGTGACCAGGATGAGCGTGGTGGCCTTCGCGCGGGCCATGGCGGTGGCGCCGACGATCGTCTTCCCGGCGCCGCACGGCAGGACGACGACGCCGCTGCCGCCGTGCCAGAACGCCTCGGCGGCGTCCCGCTGGTAGGTGCGCAGCTCCCAGCCGTCCTCGGCGAGGTCGATCCGGTGGGCTTCGCCGTCGACGTAGCCGGCGAGGTCCTCGGCGGGCCAGCCGAGCTTGAGCAGGGCCTGCTTGAGGGCGCCGCGCTCGCTCGGGTGGACGATCACGGCGTCGTCGCCGACGCGGTCGCCGAGCATGCCCTTGATCTTCTTCGCCCGCAGCACCTCTTCGAGGACGGACCGGTCGGTGGAGGTGAGGACGAGCCCGTTCGTCGGGTGCTTCTCGAGGCGGAGCCGCCCGTACCTGGCCATGGTGTCGGCGACGTCGACGAGCAGCGCGTGCGGCACCGGGTAGCGGGAGAACTTCAGCAGGGTGTCGACGACCTGTTCGGCGTCGTGCCCGGCGGCGCGGGCGTTCCACAGGGCCAGGGGCGTCACGCGGTAGGTGTGGACGTGCTCGGGCGCCCGTTCGAGCTCGGCGAACGGGGCGATCTCCTTGCGGCACTCGCCGGCCTGCGCGTGGTCGACCTCGAGGAGGAGGGTCTTGTCGGACTGGACGATGAGCGGACCGTCGGACACAGGTAAGCAGCCCCCGTCGGGAATCGTGGCTCGGAACTCGGGTGTCCCGCCGATGCACGGTACCCGAGGCGCGGCGGACCCGTAGTGACAACGACCGGGGGCGGTCGTGTCTTCCCGGTCAGCCGGGTTCGGTGGCGGCGAGGACGGACGCGAGCAGGCCGGGGAAGCGGGCTTCGAGGTCGTCGCGGCGGAGGGAGAGCAGGTTCTCGCGGCCGGACGGGCGCTGCCAGATGACGCCGCCGTCGCGGAGCACCTTCCAGTGGTGGGTGAGCGTCGACTTGGAGACCCCGTCGAGGATGACGCCGCAGGACTGCTCGCCGCCGTCGGCGAGGGCGCGCACGATGCGCAGTCGGAGCGGGTTGCCGAGCGCGGACAGGACGTTCTCCAGCAGGATCTGGTCGCGCCCGGGGTGTTGAACGATCACGACGGCCAGTCTACGCGACCGTACGACTGTTCGTAAGTTGACGAACAGTTCGACTGTACGTATGTTCTCGAACTGTTTGACGGCCGCCGAACGTCCGCACGTCCCCCTCCGAAAGGTCGTCCAGACACATGACGTCCATGACCGTGCGCCGACCCGGCTGGGCCCTCGCCCTGCTCGCGGCGGCGCAGCTCGTCTACTCGCTCGACATCAACATCGTTTTCGTGGCGCTGCCCGAGCTGGCCGCCGACCTGGGCTTCTCCGACCAGACCCGGCAGTGGGTCGTGAGCGCCTACGTGGTGTTCGCGGGCGGTTTCCTGCTGCTCGGCGGCCGCGCGGCCGACCTGCTCGGACGCCGCCGCGTGTTCGTCCTCGCGCTGACCCTCTACGCGGCGTCCTCGCTGGCCGGGGGCCTCGCGGACGCGCAGGGCGTGATCGTCGCGGCCCGCGCGGTGCAGGGGATCGGCGGCGCGCTGCTGCTGCCGTCCACGCTCGCCCTGATCGGCACCCTGTTCGAGGAGGGGCCGCGGCGCAACCGGGCGCTCGCGGTCTGGGGCGGCGCGGGCGCGAGCGGGCTGACGATCGGCGCGCTGCTCGGCGGCGTGCTGACGCAGGCGTTCGGCTGGCCCGCGGTGTTCTTCGTGAACGTCCCGCCGGCCGCGGCGATCGCGGTGGCGGCGCTCCTGGTGATCCCGCGCGACGAACGGGACGGGACGTCCCGGCGGTTCGACCTCCCGGGGGCGCTCACCGTGACGGCCGGTGCGACGCTCCTGGTGTTCGGGCTCGTGCAGGGCCCGGAGCTCGGCTGGACGGCCCCGGCCGTGACCGGCGCGTTCGTCCTCGCGGTGGCGAGCCTCGCCGCGTTTACGGTGATCGAGTCGCGGGGCGCGGACCCGCTGCTGCCGTTCGGGCTGCTGCGCAACCGCAGCCTCGTCGTCGGAGTGACGGTGACCTTCGTGTTCATGGGGACGTTCGGGACGCTGCCCTACTTCCTGACCGTGCTCTTCCAGGACGTGCACGGCTACTCGGCGCTGGAAACGGGCCTGGCGTTCCTCGTGCCGTCGGTGGCGATCGCGTCCGGCACCCAGCTCGGGGAGCGGATGGTCGGACGGTTCGGGGCGCGGCGGACGCTCGTGGCGGGGTTCGCCGCCGGCGTGGCCGGGACCGCCGCGCTCGCGGGCGGCTTCGGCGTCGGGGCGTCCTTCGTGACCGCGCTGCCGGGACTGCTGGTGTCCGGAGTCGGCCATGGGATCGTGTGGACGGCGATGTGGATCGCCGCGTCGACCGGCGTCGCGGCCGAGCGGCAGGGCGTCGCGAACGGGATGGCGTCGATGACGCTGAACCTCGGGAACGCGATCGGGCTCGCCGTCCTCACCGCCGTCGCCGGCGCGGGGACCGGCGGGGAGCCGCTGCGCGCGGCGGTCGCGGACGGCGGCCGGCTCGCGGTTCTGCTCGCCGCGGCGGGGATGGCCGCCGGGCTCGCGGTGTCGCTCGGGCTGCGCACCGTCCGGACGTCACCGCCGGTGCGGGAACGCGCGCCGGATCAGATGCCCTCGTCGTAGTAGTACGGGTCGCTGTCGGAGCCGACGTCGGCGGCGATGAGCACGGCGATCACGATGATGGCGAGCACGGTGGAGACGCCGAAGATGATCCAGCTCCACATCGTGAGGTTGCGCGCCGAGTCGGGCTGCCGCTCGATCCGCTGCAGGGCGAGGGCCCCGGTGACGATGCCGGGGATGGCGAGCACGTTGCAGCACGAGACCACCGCCAGGCTGTTGCAGACCAGCGCGATGATCGCGCTGGTCTGGCTCGCGGGCCGGTGCGGGACACCGGGCGGGCCGTAGCCGGGTCCGGCCCCGTAGCCGGGTCCGGCCCCGTAACCGGGGCCCGGGCCGTAGCCGTAGGGCTGCCCGTAGGCGCCGTTCGGGTCCCAGCCCTGGGACGAGCCGTGCGGGGTGCCGTCCCAGCCCGACGGCGGGGTACCTCCGTATCCGCTCACGCGGCCCTCCCTGTGGGGTTCTCCCGGCGCGCCACGGCCGGGTGACCAACCTACCGGCAATAAGGGACATTTCGTTGGACGCGGAATCCGCCGCCGAGGTTCCCCGCATGTCGCCGGGGTCAGGTGGCGTCCAGTTCGGAGACGCCTGTGATGCGGTGCAGGGCGAAGCGGTGGACGGCGGCGCGGGTGGCGTCGTAGCCGGTGAGGAAGCCGCCCTCGACGCGGACGGGTTCGACGATGCGGCTGGACGCCTGGCCCTGCTGGTCGAGGTAACCGATCCAGACGCGGCCGCCGCGTTCGACGGCGGCGCGGAGGCGTTCGACGGTGGCCAGCGCGGGCGAGCGGGGCGGTTCGCCGCCGGGCGCGTCGGCGGTGCGGGCGGCGCCGTGCCGGGACGCCTCGTCGCCGGCCCGCAGGGCCCGGACGGCCGCCGCGATCATCGAGTCGTCCGCGTGCGGGTCCTGCCGCACCCGGACGATCTCCGCGCTGGGCGGCGGGTCGGCGCGCTGCGCGTCCGGACGGGTGACGATGACGCCGCCGCCCGGGGACTCGGCCACCGGGGCGAGGCCCATCGCGCGCAGGCCGTCCAGCAGTTCGGCGCGGTGCAGGCCGGAGGCGAGGACGGTCGGGGCCAGCCGGTGCAGGCGCAGCGGGTCGGCGCGGCGGTCGGCGAGGATCTCGTCGAGCATCGCGGGGGAGTCGGCGCGGACGTAGGAGGTGAGGGAGCCGACGCGGAGCTGCCCGTGGCGGCGGGCGACGTCGTCGATCAGGTACGTGAGGGGCTGCGGGAGCGGGGTCGCCGAGTGCCGGTCGAGCAGGTCGGTGAGTTCGGCGGCGGTGCGTCCGGCGTCGAGGGCGCGGCGGATCGAGCCGGGCGTGAACCGGTAGACGGTGGCGCCGCCGGTGGACTCGACGTCGGCGGTGAGCGCCAGCTCGCGGGCCAGCTCGGTGACGAGGGGGCCGGGCGCGATCGCGGTGAGGTCGGCCTGGATGAGGATCTCGTCGACGGGCTCGGGGAGGTGTTTGTCGAGTTCGGGTTCGGGGTCGTCCCCGGCGAGCAGCGCGCGGGCGAACGGGGCGAGTTCCCCGAAACCGGTCAGGCCGAGGGCGGCGGCCTCGCGCAGCGTCCAGCCGAGCAGCCGGTCGCGGAGGGTGCCGCCGCGGCGGGGCTGCAGCCACGCGAGACGGGCGCGCAGGGCGTCCTGGCCGGGGACGACGCCGCGGTCGGCCTCGCCGAGGACACGCAGGACGGCGCGGCGGGTCGCGGGGGCGGGGCCGCGCACCATCGCCTCGCTCAGCGCGTTGATCAGCCGGTCGCGGTCGTCGCGTTCCCCGGCGAGCCCGGCGACCCGGTCGGAGCGCAGCCAGCCGCGGGCGATCTCGGTCCAGCGGCCCGCGGTGTCGCGCATCAGCCACAGGTCGTAGGCGGGGGTGGGCAGCCACTCGCCGTCGAGGTCGCCGCTGCGGGTCAGCAGGCCGGTGGCGTGCGCGGCCTCGATCAGCAGCGCGGCGTGCCACTCGGGGACGTCCAGCAGCGCGGCGGCGGCGCGCAGGTCGCGGACGGCGAGGCCGCCGCTGCGCAGCACGGCGGGCGGCTCCAGCCCCCAGTTCTCGAGGAGTTCCTCGACGAGCCGGACGGCGGCCGCGGCCTCTCCGGCAGCGGCCCGCACGACCGTGTCGTCCGAGCGGGGGGCCGTCGCGGGCGGGTCGGCGGGGACGAGCGGCGGCGGTTCGGCGGTCACGTCCCGGAACAGCCGTCCGCCGCGCAGGTGCAGCGCGACCTCGCGGGGGAGCGTGACCGTGCGGTCGTCCTCGGCGGCGAGGAGGCCGCGGGCCAGCAGGCGTTCGATGGGGGTGGTGGCGGTGTCGACGCGGACGGGGCGGCGGGCGTCGGCGACGCGGCCGACGGGCGGGCCCCAGGTCAGCTGGTCGAGGGCGGCGCGGGCCTCGGGCCCGGCGTCGTCGATGAGCGGGCCGGGCGCGGCGAGCCGTTCGGCGAGCCGGGCGAGCAGCCGGTCGGCGTCGGGGAAGCCGCGCGGCGCCGTCCCGTCCAGGTCGGTGACGAGCGCCGTGAGCCGCTCGGTGGGGTAGCCGGCGAACACCTCGCGGACGGGCGGGCCGAGCCCGGCGGGGTGCGGCAGGCCCTGCCGGACGCCCGGGGCCGCGTTCGGGCCGTCGCCCCAGGCCAGGCCGTGCCGGCGCAGGACGGCCAGGGCGTCGTCGACCCGGGCGCGGGGCGCGTCGAGGGCGGCGGCGAGCGCGTCCGGGGACGGGCCGGGCAGCACCAGGACGGACTCCAGCACGGCGAGCGTGAACCGGTCGAGCCGGTCGAGGCCGCGGGTGATCGCGGCCGGGGTGGTGGCGCGGGCGGCGAGCGCGGTCAGGTCGGCGGGGACGGGCGCGAGCAGTTCGGGACGCGCGGACAGCAGCGCACGCAGCTCATCGTCGCCCCGGGCGCGGAGCCAGTCCGCATACGTCTCCATGCAGCGCCACTCCTGCCGCTTCCGACCTGCCGATTCTCTGCTCGTCGTCGCGCGCCGCCCGTCGTGACGGCTCTCTTCAGGGTAGGAGCACCCGAAGCGTGCGGTGGCGGCGGCGCGCCCCCGGCCGGTGGACGGCCCGTCCGGTGAGCCCGGCGGACGGACGGGCGCGCGGTTCGGCGGGCGCGCGGTCGAGCGGGTGCGCCGTCAGGACGCGGGCGAGGGTTCGCGGTTCGCCAGCCCCATCCCGAGCCGTGCCCAGCTCTGCACGAAGCGTTCCTCGTCGATGCGCGTCGGCGGCTCGTACATCGACTCGTTCGCCAGCCAGTAGTTCACGACCGCGCCGCCCAGGATGGACGCGACGGCGGGCCAGTCCTCGTCGGTGCCCACGTACTCGGGCTGCTCGGACAGCCAGGTCGCGATCCCGTCGTAGAGCGGGTTGACGATGCCCTCGCGCATCTCGGCGACCAGGTTGGGGAACTGGTCGAGATCGCGGAACAGCACCCGGATCAGGTCCTGTTCCTCGCGCATCTTGGCCAGGCCGGCCTGGCAGGTCATCCGCAGCCGGGCCTCCAGCGGGCGTTCCTGGTAGGCGCTCGCGTGCCGCAGGACGTCGCTGATCTGCTTGCGGGTCCGTTCGATGTGCTCGCGGATGGCGGAGGAGAGGACCTCCTCCTTGGACCGGAAGTGCCGGTAGAGACCGCCCGCGCCCGGGGACAGCCCGGCCGCGGCCTCGATCTCGGCGACGGACGTCGCGGCGTAGCCCCGGTCGGCGAACAGTCGGAGCGATTCGGCCACGATCCGCTCGCGGGTACTTGGCGTCATGGTGATGGTTTCCTCCGCAAGAACAGTAAGGCATCCCGGACCTGGTGACCGCTGCTCCACCCCGGACGGGCACCGTTTCGTGACCGGGCTCGCACATTCGGTCGCCGCGCGGACGGTCGCGCGGGCCGCGGCACGGCCCGTCGGCGGGGCGGTGCGGCGGGCGGTGCGGCGGTCGGCGCGGCGGGCGGGCCGGTGCGGGCGGCCGATCGTCCTTTGGCCGGGGGTGGCGCTATCGGGGGTTGTGTTTTCCCTGGTGAGGCGGTTGGTGGCGGGGGGCTCGGGTATTTCTGCAGCACGGGCGGCGTTCCCGACGACCGGACAGGCCAGTTCCGGCCACTTGGAAGGTTCCCGCGCGAAGAGCTCCCGCGCTCTCCCACTCGGATCCCGTCGCATCGCCACTACCGGGAGGGCGCGGGTACTCGCGTCTCGGGCGTCCTGAGCGGCCCTTTACCCTGTGGGCGTGTTGCACCCCCATTCACCGGAAACGGATGCGCTGCCCGGTTCGCGGACGGGCCGGGGCACGGCCGTCGGCTTCGACCTCGACCTGACGCTCGCCGACACCCGCGCCGGGATCTCGGCGGTGTACGCGGCGATCGCGGCGGAGAGCGGCGTCCCCATCGACACCGACGTGGTCGTGGGACGGCTCGGCCCGCCGCTGGAGGTCGAGCTCGCCCACTGGTTCCCGCCGGCGGAGGTGCCCGCGATGGCGGCCCGCTACCGGGCGCTCTACCCCGACATCGCGCTGCCCGCGACGGTCGTCATGCCGGGCGCGGCGGCGGCGCTGGACGCGGTGCGGGCGCGGGGCGGACGGGTCGTCGTGGTGTCCGGGAAGAACCAGGCCGACACCGAGCGGACGGTCCGTTTCCTGGGGCTGCCGGTGGACGCCGTCGTCGGCGGCCTGTTCGGCGCCGAGAAGGGCGTCGCGCTGCGCGAGCACGGCGTCGGCGCGTACATCGGGGACCACACCGGGGACGTGGACGCGGCGCGGGCCGCCGCGGCGACGGCCGTCGGCGTCGCCACGGGGCCGTTCGACGCGGCCGCGCTCACCGCCTACGGCGCGGACGTGGTGCTGCCCGACCTGCACGCGTTCCCGGACTGGCTCACGGGTTTCGTCACCCGCTGAACACGCATTTCCCGCCCGCCGAAAATGGGATGCCGGGCGAGGTCGTGCGGGGTACTTTGCGACCATCGGTCCCGGTGTGCCGTTGGGGCCCCCGGCGTGTTCACCGGTTAGCGGTGAGGCACTAATCTTGGGACCGATTCCACACGATTACTAGACGAGGTTCCCGTGCCGACTGGCAAGGTCAAGTGGTACGACTCCGACAAGGGGTTCGGTTTCCTCACCCGTGACGACGGGGGTGAGGTCTTCGTGCACTCAACGGCCCTGCCGGGAGGGGTGACGACGCTCAAGCCCGGGCAGCGCATCGAGTTCGGCGTGGTCGAGGGCAGGCGCGGGCAGCAGGCGATGCAGGTACGGGTCCTGGAGACCCTGCCGTCGGTCGAGAAGGCCATCGCCAAGCAGCGCCGCAAGAAGCCGGACGAGATGGTGCTGATCACCGAGGACCTCATCAAGCTGCTCGACGGGATCTCCAACACCTACCGGCGCGGCAAGCACCCGTCCCCGGCGGAGGCGAAGAAGATCGCCACCGTGCTGCGGGCGGTCGCCGACGATCTCAGTCCCTGAGACGTCCGGGGGGCGCGCGGCGCCCGTGCCGGGCGCGTTCACTTGGATCCATGGGCGAGAATTGAGGCGTGAGCCCAACGCGTCAGTCCAGCCCAGCTCCCGAGAACGCCGAGACCCCGTCCGCGAAGCAGGCGCCCCGCCGAACCACGGGGACCCGCCGCCCCCGGACGCCCGCCGTCGACCCCGCCTGCGCCGAGGCCGTCGATCTCGCCCGCGCGGCGGCGGAGGAGACGGCCTGGCCGGGACGGGTCGGGGAGCATCTCGGCCTCCGCGCCGAGGCCGACCGGGTGGTCACGCACGCGTTCGAGTGCCTCGACCCCGCCTACCGGGGCTGGCGCTGGTCGGTCACCGTGGTGCGGGCGTCCCGCGCCAGGAACGTGACCGTCAGCGAGTGCGTCCTGCTGCCCGGCGACGACGCGCTCCTCGCGCCGGAGTGGGTGCCGTGGCTCGACCGGCTCCGCCCCGGTGACCTCGGCCCCGGCGACCTGCTGCCCACCGCGCCCGACGACGTCCGGCTGGCGCCCGGCTTCGCGCAGACCGGCGAGGGCGACCGCGACGCCCAGTGGGAGCCCGGCCTCGGCCGGGTCCGGGTGCTGTCGCGCGAGGGCCGCGACGAGGCCGCCGCGCGCTGGTACGACGGCGTCCACGGCCCCCGCACGCCGATCGCCGCTTCCGCGCCCGCACAGTGCTCCACCTGCGGTTTCTACGTTCCCCTCGCGGGCGAGATGCGGCTGGTGTTCGGCGTGTGCGCCAACGAGTACGCCCCCGACGACGGCCGCGTCGTCTCCGCCGACCACGGCTGCGGCGCGCACTCCGAGGCCGTCACCGTCCCCGCCGCGTCCGAGCACGGCCCCCCGGTGATCGACGAGCTCGGCTACGACATCGTCCCGTCCCCGGGGGACGAATCGGCGTCCCTGGACGACGAGGCGCTCGGCCACAGCTGACCGGTGACCCGTGACCGCGTGACCATCGAACTCGCCGACCCCTTCGGCACCGGGCCGCTCCGCGACCGGGTGCTGCGCGCCTGGGACGAGTCGCCCGCCCGGTTCCGCGAGGACGCCAACACCGAGGACGACCACGCCCTCGGCGGCTACCGCGACCGGGTGGTCGTCGAGCTGGCGCAGAACGCCGCCGACGCGGCCCGGCGCGCCGGGGTGCCCGGCCGTCTCCGCCTCGACCTGGACGGCGGCGTCCTGACGGCCGCGAACACCGGCGCGCCCCTCGACGCCGCCGGGGTGGAGGCCCTGTCGACGCTCCGCGCGTCCGCGAAACGGGACGACACGGGCGCCGTGGGCCGCTTCGGCGTCGGTTTCGCGGCCGTCGTCGCCGTCACCGACGCCCCCGCGATCGCGTCCCGGACGGGCGCCGTCGCGTGGTCGCGCGACCGCGCCCGCGAACTCGCCGAGGGCCTGCCCGGCGTCGCCCCCGAACTCGCGCGCCGCTCCGGCCGCGCGCCGCTGCTGCGGCTGCCGTTCGCCGTCCCCGCCGAGGACGCCCCGCCGATCCCGGACGGTTTCGACACCGTCGTCCGGCTGGCACTGCGCGACGACGACGCGGTCGCGTCCGTCCGGGCGCAGCTGGCCGAGGTCGCGGCGCCGCTGCTGCTGGCGCTTCCCGCCCTCGAAT
The nucleotide sequence above comes from Actinomadura algeriensis. Encoded proteins:
- a CDS encoding helicase-associated domain-containing protein produces the protein METYADWLRARGDDELRALLSARPELLAPVPADLTALAARATTPAAITRGLDRLDRFTLAVLESVLVLPGPSPDALAAALDAPRARVDDALAVLRRHGLAWGDGPNAAPGVRQGLPHPAGLGPPVREVFAGYPTERLTALVTDLDGTAPRGFPDADRLLARLAERLAAPGPLIDDAGPEARAALDQLTWGPPVGRVADARRPVRVDTATTPIERLLARGLLAAEDDRTVTLPREVALHLRGGRLFRDVTAEPPPLVPADPPATAPRSDDTVVRAAAGEAAAAVRLVEELLENWGLEPPAVLRSGGLAVRDLRAAAALLDVPEWHAALLIEAAHATGLLTRSGDLDGEWLPTPAYDLWLMRDTAGRWTEIARGWLRSDRVAGLAGERDDRDRLINALSEAMVRGPAPATRRAVLRVLGEADRGVVPGQDALRARLAWLQPRRGGTLRDRLLGWTLREAAALGLTGFGELAPFARALLAGDDPEPELDKHLPEPVDEILIQADLTAIAPGPLVTELARELALTADVESTGGATVYRFTPGSIRRALDAGRTAAELTDLLDRHSATPLPQPLTYLIDDVARRHGQLRVGSLTSYVRADSPAMLDEILADRRADPLRLHRLAPTVLASGLHRAELLDGLRAMGLAPVAESPGGGVIVTRPDAQRADPPPSAEIVRVRQDPHADDSMIAAAVRALRAGDEASRHGAARTADAPGGEPPRSPALATVERLRAAVERGGRVWIGYLDQQGQASSRIVEPVRVEGGFLTGYDATRAAVHRFALHRITGVSELDAT
- a CDS encoding TetR/AcrR family transcriptional regulator, whose translation is MTPSTRERIVAESLRLFADRGYAATSVAEIEAAAGLSPGAGGLYRHFRSKEEVLSSAIREHIERTRKQISDVLRHASAYQERPLEARLRMTCQAGLAKMREEQDLIRVLFRDLDQFPNLVAEMREGIVNPLYDGIATWLSEQPEYVGTDEDWPAVASILGGAVVNYWLANESMYEPPTRIDEERFVQSWARLGMGLANREPSPAS
- a CDS encoding DUF4190 domain-containing protein; its protein translation is MSGYGGTPPSGWDGTPHGSSQGWDPNGAYGQPYGYGPGPGYGAGPGYGAGPGYGPPGVPHRPASQTSAIIALVCNSLAVVSCCNVLAIPGIVTGALALQRIERQPDSARNLTMWSWIIFGVSTVLAIIVIAVLIAADVGSDSDPYYYDEGI
- a CDS encoding cold-shock protein encodes the protein MPTGKVKWYDSDKGFGFLTRDDGGEVFVHSTALPGGVTTLKPGQRIEFGVVEGRRGQQAMQVRVLETLPSVEKAIAKQRRKKPDEMVLITEDLIKLLDGISNTYRRGKHPSPAEAKKIATVLRAVADDLSP
- a CDS encoding MFS transporter — translated: MTSMTVRRPGWALALLAAAQLVYSLDINIVFVALPELAADLGFSDQTRQWVVSAYVVFAGGFLLLGGRAADLLGRRRVFVLALTLYAASSLAGGLADAQGVIVAARAVQGIGGALLLPSTLALIGTLFEEGPRRNRALAVWGGAGASGLTIGALLGGVLTQAFGWPAVFFVNVPPAAAIAVAALLVIPRDERDGTSRRFDLPGALTVTAGATLLVFGLVQGPELGWTAPAVTGAFVLAVASLAAFTVIESRGADPLLPFGLLRNRSLVVGVTVTFVFMGTFGTLPYFLTVLFQDVHGYSALETGLAFLVPSVAIASGTQLGERMVGRFGARRTLVAGFAAGVAGTAALAGGFGVGASFVTALPGLLVSGVGHGIVWTAMWIAASTGVAAERQGVANGMASMTLNLGNAIGLAVLTAVAGAGTGGEPLRAAVADGGRLAVLLAAAGMAAGLAVSLGLRTVRTSPPVRERAPDQMPSS
- a CDS encoding DUF3027 domain-containing protein, with amino-acid sequence MSPTRQSSPAPENAETPSAKQAPRRTTGTRRPRTPAVDPACAEAVDLARAAAEETAWPGRVGEHLGLRAEADRVVTHAFECLDPAYRGWRWSVTVVRASRARNVTVSECVLLPGDDALLAPEWVPWLDRLRPGDLGPGDLLPTAPDDVRLAPGFAQTGEGDRDAQWEPGLGRVRVLSREGRDEAAARWYDGVHGPRTPIAASAPAQCSTCGFYVPLAGEMRLVFGVCANEYAPDDGRVVSADHGCGAHSEAVTVPAASEHGPPVIDELGYDIVPSPGDESASLDDEALGHS
- a CDS encoding ArsR/SmtB family transcription factor, encoding MIVQHPGRDQILLENVLSALGNPLRLRIVRALADGGEQSCGVILDGVSKSTLTHHWKVLRDGGVIWQRPSGRENLLSLRRDDLEARFPGLLASVLAATEPG
- a CDS encoding DNA repair helicase XPB, whose protein sequence is MSDGPLIVQSDKTLLLEVDHAQAGECRKEIAPFAELERAPEHVHTYRVTPLALWNARAAGHDAEQVVDTLLKFSRYPVPHALLVDVADTMARYGRLRLEKHPTNGLVLTSTDRSVLEEVLRAKKIKGMLGDRVGDDAVIVHPSERGALKQALLKLGWPAEDLAGYVDGEAHRIDLAEDGWELRTYQRDAAEAFWHGGSGVVVLPCGAGKTIVGATAMARAKATTLILVTNTVSAHQWKQELIRRTSLTEDEIGEYTGTKKEIRPVTIATYQIMTTRRKGAYAHLELFDARDWGLIVYDEVHLLPAPIFRMTADLQARRRIGLTATLVREDGREGDVFSLIGPKRYDAPWKDMETQGWIAPADCVEVRVTLTDSERLAYATAEPEERYRFCATTDTKTKLVKALVDRHAGEQTLVIGQYIDQLDELGALLDAPVIKGDTRIRERERLFDAFRSGELNVLVVSKVANFSIDLPEASVAVQVSGAYGSRQEEAQRLGRLLRPKANGAGARFYAVVARDTLDQDYAAHRQRFLAEQGYAYRIVDADTVLSGGEI
- a CDS encoding HAD family hydrolase; this encodes MLHPHSPETDALPGSRTGRGTAVGFDLDLTLADTRAGISAVYAAIAAESGVPIDTDVVVGRLGPPLEVELAHWFPPAEVPAMAARYRALYPDIALPATVVMPGAAAALDAVRARGGRVVVVSGKNQADTERTVRFLGLPVDAVVGGLFGAEKGVALREHGVGAYIGDHTGDVDAARAAAATAVGVATGPFDAAALTAYGADVVLPDLHAFPDWLTGFVTR